GAAGTGGGCATATCAATCTTTTCTTTTAATTGATCCAGATACACAGGTTCAAGTGATAGTCCCTCCCAGATTTTCTTTTCTAACTCATTGTTTAATATCACTTCTTTAATCTCTCTTTCTTTTTTTGTGAATTTTATACCGAGGTAATCAAGGACCTCACCGGCTGATGTAACTGGAATTGCACCTTCTTTTATCAAACGGTTTGTGCCCGCAGATGTTTTTGAATAAATATTACCAGGAATTGCATATACTTCTTTGTTCTGCTGTAAAGCCCATTCAACGGTGTTCATTACTCCGGATTTTTCTTTTGCTTCTATGGCAACGATTGCCCGAGAAAGTCCGGATATTATTCTATTCCGTTTTGGAAAATTCTGGGCAAGGGGTTTGGTCTGGATATTGAATTCTGATATCACCGCGCCGTTTTTTATTATTTCGTTTAAAAGATTTTTATTTTCTGGTGGATAAACAATATCAACACCACACCCCAGGACAGCGATTGTCCTTCCATTATTCTTTAATGAACCCCAGTGCGCGGATGTATCAATACCCCTTGCCATTCCACTGACGACGCAAACACCCGCACGGGCAAATTCACCCGAAAATTCTTCGGCGATTGCCTTACCGTAAACCGTTGCCCCTCTTGTGCCAACGATTGCAATGGCAACTTCATCCTCCGGCTTTATCATACCACGCATAAACAAAACCGGCGGAAAGTGTGGTATATCTTTTAACCACTGGGGATATTCGTCTGTATAGTAAGGAACAACTTTAATTCCAAGTCTTTCCATTATCTCCCATTTTCTTTTTATATCATCATCTACCTTAAGCGTTGAAATCCGTCGGGCAATTTCATCACCAACAATTTCACTTAAATCTTGAAAAGGGGCATTCAATATTGATTCCGGATTCTTAAATCTTTCTAAAAGGGTATAAAGTCTGGTCTCGGTTAACTTCTCAATAGAGCACAGAAGCACGAAATCCTTAGCCTGTTCTTGCATTACTTCTGCCATAATCAGTTTTCAAAGATTTCTTTAAGTTGGTCTTTAAATTCAGGCAGACATTCAATAAGGATATTATGAATGTCCTTCTTGAGCCCTGATGAATCTTTTAACTCTTTAAGTTTCACAAAAAAATTATCTCCATTTTTTTCTGACATTTTCTTTATTGCCAATTTTATTTCTTTAATTACAGTTGGATTTGTATCATTTAACAAGAGTGTTATAATTGTAGATAACCCTTCCAAATCACCGATCTCACCAAGAGTTCTGCAGGCTGCAGCACGGGTATACCAGAAGCCTTTATTACACAATTTTTTTAATCTTGGCACAAGTCTACTACCAAATTTAGCGAGTTCCTGTGTTGCCTGCTCACGCAGATACCAGGAATTATCTTCAAGTATCTTCAATAAAATTTTTATTTTATCTGCTTCAGAAAGGTCATCAAGTTTATTAAATATCTTCAATTTTTTATTGATGTCACCTTCTTTAAGTATTTTTATTAGAGTCTCTTTGTCAGTTTTTATAGAGATCTTCATTCTTGAGTGCCTCGGATAACTCATCAATACCAATGTTCTTCAATGCGGATATATAAAAAGTTCTTTCTTTCAGATTAAACTCGGGTATTTTCTGCGAAAGGTCAATCTTATTGAATACTACAATCCTTGGTTTTTTCAGAATTTTGGGGTCATACTTTTTAAATTCATTCAATAGGGTATGATACTGGTTCATAGGTTTATCAGAAGAGATATCTATCAACAATATCAATATTTTCGTTCTCTCAATATGGCGCAAAAATCTTAACCCCAATCCTTTTCCAGCGTGCGCACCCTCAATAATCCCGGGCATATCAGCAATCACAATATTTTTCAAATTATCCTTGAGCACACCCAGATTGGGAGCGAGGGTGGTAAATGGGTAGTCTGCTATTTCAGGACGGGCATTGGTCATCGCTTTTAGTAAAGTAGATTTACCGGCATTGGGGAAACCCACAATTCCAATCTGAGAAATGAGTTTCAAAACTATCTTTAGTTTACATTTTTCTCCCGGTTTACCTTCTTCAGCAATTCTCGGTGCCTGATTTGCGGATGTAACAAAATGGCGATTACCCCTGCCACCCTTTCCACCTTTTGCCACGAGCAGGGTCTGCTTATGTTCAAGTATTTCACCCATAAATTTTCCGTCTTTATAAACTTCAACCCCCAGTGGCACAGGAACGAATTTATCTTCTCCTGACTTCCCATCCATACCTTTACCCTTACCATGCATACCCCTTCCTGCTTTATAATGTGGTCTCAATTTTAAATCATATAATGTTTGCAATCTTTTTTCGCCAATAAGAAATACCGAACCACCATCTCCACCGTCTCCGCCATCAGGGCCGCCCCTGGGAACATATTTTTCCCTTCTAAATGATACACAACCATTCCCACCTGCACCACCTTCAACAAATATCGTTGCCTCATCTACAAATTTCACAAATTATTATAACAAAGTTTTTGATTGTGTCAATCAGGAGATTTATCTAAATAGTGGTCCGTGGTCTAATTTTATATTCAGGTGCTCATAGGCAAGGGGGGTTACCAACCTTCCCCTCGGCGTCCTTTTAATAAACCCCTCCATTATTAGAAATGGTTCAAAGACCTCCTCTATGGTCTGGGCATCTTCACCCACTGCCACGGCAAGGCTATTGATGCCCACCGGACCGCCCTGGAATTTTTCAATGATTGTTAAAATGATTTTTTTGTCCATCTCATCAAGACCCCTTTTATCCACATCAAGTTTTTTTAACGCATATTCGCAGATTTCCATATCAATGATCTCTTTATTCTGGACCTGGGCAAAATCACGCACCCTTCGCAACAATCTATTCGCCACCCTTGGTGTCCCCCTTGACCTGCGGGCGATCTCCATACCTGCCTCTTTGGAAATCTTTATTTTCAGGATTTTTGCCGAACGCTTTATGATTTGTTCAAGGTCTTCCGGTGGATAATAATCAAGTCGGAAATTTATTCCAAATCTTGAGCGTAATGGAGAAGTAAGAAGTCCGGAGCGCGTTGTGGCACCAATCAAAGTAAATTTTTCAAGCTTCAGTCTCAGACTCTGGGCACCCATTCCTTTATCTTGCATTATATCAAGGTGGAAATCCTCAAGCGCAGGATAGAGATATTCTTCAACGACTTTATTTATCCTGTGTATCTCATCAATGAATATTATATCTCCGTACTTTAAATTACTCAATATCCCTGCAAGGTCAAAAGGCCTTTCCAGTATCGGTCCTGATGTTGGATAAATATTGACATCCATCTCATGGGCAATGATATGGGCAAGTGTTGTTTTACCCAACCCGGGCGGACCAAACAATAGAATATGCTCTAATGGTTCTTTTCTCTTCTTTGCTGCCTGGATAAAAACCTTTAAATTTTCAACAACATTCTTCTGTCCAACAAATTCTTCAACCTTCTTTGGTCTGAGAGTCAATTCATATATTTCTTCGCCTTCAAACTTTATACCGGACTGGGTCCTTTCTTTCATTTACCCCTCAATGCCAGTTTTATCATTTCTTCAACCGTCAGGTTATTTGGTAATCCCTTTAATCTTGCCAGCGCCTCATTCCTGTTCAATCCCAATGCACATAAGGCATTAATTGCCTGCTCAAATGTGCCTGTTTCCTTAACAAAATTCAACTTTCCTTTCATCTCAAGGATTATTTTACTTGCAAGTTTCTTGCCGATACGAGGAACCGAAGAAAGCAGTTCAAGATTTTCTTCTTCAATTGCCCTGGTAATTTCCTCAGGTGTAAAATTTGATAATAAAGTCAATGCCGATTTTGGTCCAAGGCCCGGGACCGAAGTCAATGCTTCAAATATTTCAAGTTCCTTTTTATCAAGAAAACCAAACAAGAGCATCTCTTCTTCTTTTATCAAAGATTTTGTGTATAATACTAATTCTTGATCTGGCTCTAAAGTTTTAAATGCATTCAAAGGCAATTGTATTAAAAAACCAATTCCGGAGACATCAAGTATTAAAAATGGAGGATTCTTTTCAATTATTTTACCGCAGAGCCTACCAATCATTTTAATCCTGCAGACGCTGAAATTTTATATCTATAAATGGCATTTAAGTTTCCTCATTGCGGTATAAGCAATTGCAAGGGCGTCTATCGCATGATTTGAGATACGTGTCTTATTTTTTAGTATCATCCTTTCCATTATAAATCTTACCTGTTTTTTGGATGCCCTTCCATTCCCGGTTGTGGTAAGTTTTATCTGAGCAGGGGTATATTCAACAAATTTTATATTATTCTGCAATAACAAATAAAGAATCGCACCCCTCAATTCAGAAATTTTTATAAGGCTTGCGACATTCTTCTGAAAAAATGCCTTTTCTAAAGAGACTACCTCAGGTTTATAATCTTTAATGATTGATTTTACTTCGTTGCAGATGAATGAAATCTTTTTTAAATAATTCTTATCTTTGGGTCTTATCGTGCCAAATATTGCCCTTTTGCCATCAACAATAATTCCGTAACCGGTCGCTGAAACTCCGGGGTCAAGTCCCATTATTTTCATTTCAAAAAGTTCCGCAGTTTACCCTGTTATCAAAGGAAAATTTAAAGATAGTTAATTCTGGCTTGATATTTTTTCCATTACCTCGTCAGAAATATCAAAATTGCCGTAAACATGCTGAACGTCGTCGAGTTCATCAAGTGCCTCAAAGAGTTTTAATACCTTTTCCGCATCTTTTTCGTTCAGCGGGATAGTATTCTGCGGAATCTTTGTTATTTCACTGCTTAAAATTTCAATATTATTGTTCTTAAATATTTCTTTAATCTTATGAAATGTCTCGGGCGTGGTTATTATCTGGTAATTATCATCTTCGTTCTTCACATCAAGTGCACCACCATCAAGTGCAAGGCTGAGAACGGTGTCTTCATCATATTTCTTAGCATCAACGGTTATTATGCCTCGGGTCTGGAATTGCCAGGCAACCGAACCCTGTGTTCCTAAACTGCCATTATGACGGGAAAGGATATGTTTTATCTCGCTCGTTGTCCGATTACGATTATCGGTAACCGCCTCAATCAGCAATGCAACGCCATTTGGACCATAGCCCTCATAGACCACTTCTTCAAGTGCCTGTCCATCATTCAATTGTCCGGTACCCCTTTTAATCGCCCGCTCAATATTTTCATTTGGCATATTTGCTGCCCTTGCCTCATCAATTGCCGTGCGCAATCTTGGATTTGCATTCGGATCTCCACCACCATGGCGTGCGGCAATCGTAATTTCCCTTATCAATTTGGTAAATAATCTACCCCGGGCAGCGTCTGCACCGGCTTTTTTTCTCTTAATTTTTGCCCACTTAGAATGTCCTGACATATCTCACTCCTTTTTAAACAATTTCAAATCTCTTTCTACATATATATTTTAATCAAAAATTCACATAAGTCAAGGCTTGACTTTATTTTTTTATCAGATAAAATAAAGAACCAGAGGAGATAAAATGTTTATCAAAACCGCTAAAATAAGTTTTATCTTGATATTGCTCTGTGCAATATTCTTCACAAATTGTGCCCCCGGCAATGAACGATGGAATCAGAATATCAACCCCGGAAAAAAGGCAGGATTCTGGGCAGGTTTGTGGCATGGTATGATTTTAATTATAACCTTTGTCATCAGTCTTTTTACAAAGGAAGTCGGCATCTACGAAGTAAACAACACAGGCTGGCCATATAATTTAGGATTTATTTTAGGCCTTTGCTTCACAATCGGCGCCCCCTGGAGATGGCGACCATTTAAACGCTAATATACATGACGATTATTTTAAATCTTATTATTTAAGAACTTCGTTATATGCAAATATACTAAAGATTCCACCGGTGTGAATGAATATCACTTTTTTGTATTTTCTCTTTTCTAAATCCTTTAGCATTCCATAGAATGCCTTCCCGGTATAGACTGGTTCAAGTATTATCCCTTTTTTGGCAAGCATTTTTATAGTCTCAATCTCTTCGGGATAGGGAATTCCGTATCCTTCGCCCACAAATCCATCAATAAGAGTGATATCCTGCGCTTGTATTTTTATCTTCAAATTAAATCTATCAACCGCTTTTTCACATATATCCATTATCTTATTTGTAAAGTATTCAACTGTATCACAGATTATTACACCATTTAAATCTATATTGATCTTCATTAATTTTTTGCCTAATAATAGACCAGCATATGTTCCACCTGAGCCCACGGCACAATAAACTGCATCAATTTTCTCTTTTTTAATAAAATCTACCATCTCTTTCATACAATCAATATAACCAAGTGCACCAATCTCATTTGAACCACCTTCGGGGATTATGTATGTTTTTTTTCCTTTCAACTTTTTTGCATATTCTTTCATAATTTCGTCTCTATTTTTATATTCCTCTGGTGTGATGAATTTTATTTTGGCACCAAGCAAGGTATCTAATAACAAATTGC
This genomic interval from candidate division WOR-3 bacterium contains the following:
- the dprA gene encoding DNA-processing protein DprA; amino-acid sequence: MAEVMQEQAKDFVLLCSIEKLTETRLYTLLERFKNPESILNAPFQDLSEIVGDEIARRISTLKVDDDIKRKWEIMERLGIKVVPYYTDEYPQWLKDIPHFPPVLFMRGMIKPEDEVAIAIVGTRGATVYGKAIAEEFSGEFARAGVCVVSGMARGIDTSAHWGSLKNNGRTIAVLGCGVDIVYPPENKNLLNEIIKNGAVISEFNIQTKPLAQNFPKRNRIISGLSRAIVAIEAKEKSGVMNTVEWALQQNKEVYAIPGNIYSKTSAGTNRLIKEGAIPVTSAGEVLDYLGIKFTKKEREIKEVILNNELEKKIWEGLSLEPVYLDQLKEKIDMPTSEILKALLELEIRGFVKQLPGMMFVKNFE
- a CDS encoding HEAT repeat domain-containing protein, with amino-acid sequence MKISIKTDKETLIKILKEGDINKKLKIFNKLDDLSEADKIKILLKILEDNSWYLREQATQELAKFGSRLVPRLKKLCNKGFWYTRAAACRTLGEIGDLEGLSTIITLLLNDTNPTVIKEIKLAIKKMSEKNGDNFFVKLKELKDSSGLKKDIHNILIECLPEFKDQLKEIFEN
- the obgE gene encoding GTPase ObgE, giving the protein MKFVDEATIFVEGGAGGNGCVSFRREKYVPRGGPDGGDGGDGGSVFLIGEKRLQTLYDLKLRPHYKAGRGMHGKGKGMDGKSGEDKFVPVPLGVEVYKDGKFMGEILEHKQTLLVAKGGKGGRGNRHFVTSANQAPRIAEEGKPGEKCKLKIVLKLISQIGIVGFPNAGKSTLLKAMTNARPEIADYPFTTLAPNLGVLKDNLKNIVIADMPGIIEGAHAGKGLGLRFLRHIERTKILILLIDISSDKPMNQYHTLLNEFKKYDPKILKKPRIVVFNKIDLSQKIPEFNLKERTFYISALKNIGIDELSEALKNEDLYKN
- the ruvB gene encoding Holliday junction branch migration DNA helicase RuvB, with protein sequence MKERTQSGIKFEGEEIYELTLRPKKVEEFVGQKNVVENLKVFIQAAKKRKEPLEHILLFGPPGLGKTTLAHIIAHEMDVNIYPTSGPILERPFDLAGILSNLKYGDIIFIDEIHRINKVVEEYLYPALEDFHLDIMQDKGMGAQSLRLKLEKFTLIGATTRSGLLTSPLRSRFGINFRLDYYPPEDLEQIIKRSAKILKIKISKEAGMEIARRSRGTPRVANRLLRRVRDFAQVQNKEIIDMEICEYALKKLDVDKRGLDEMDKKIILTIIEKFQGGPVGINSLAVAVGEDAQTIEEVFEPFLIMEGFIKRTPRGRLVTPLAYEHLNIKLDHGPLFR
- the ruvA gene encoding Holliday junction branch migration protein RuvA; this translates as MIGRLCGKIIEKNPPFLILDVSGIGFLIQLPLNAFKTLEPDQELVLYTKSLIKEEEMLLFGFLDKKELEIFEALTSVPGLGPKSALTLLSNFTPEEITRAIEEENLELLSSVPRIGKKLASKIILEMKGKLNFVKETGTFEQAINALCALGLNRNEALARLKGLPNNLTVEEMIKLALRGK
- the ruvC gene encoding crossover junction endodeoxyribonuclease RuvC, which translates into the protein MKIMGLDPGVSATGYGIIVDGKRAIFGTIRPKDKNYLKKISFICNEVKSIIKDYKPEVVSLEKAFFQKNVASLIKISELRGAILYLLLQNNIKFVEYTPAQIKLTTTGNGRASKKQVRFIMERMILKNKTRISNHAIDALAIAYTAMRKLKCHL
- a CDS encoding YebC/PmpR family DNA-binding transcriptional regulator encodes the protein MSGHSKWAKIKRKKAGADAARGRLFTKLIREITIAARHGGGDPNANPRLRTAIDEARAANMPNENIERAIKRGTGQLNDGQALEEVVYEGYGPNGVALLIEAVTDNRNRTTSEIKHILSRHNGSLGTQGSVAWQFQTRGIITVDAKKYDEDTVLSLALDGGALDVKNEDDNYQIITTPETFHKIKEIFKNNNIEILSSEITKIPQNTIPLNEKDAEKVLKLFEALDELDDVQHVYGNFDISDEVMEKISSQN
- a CDS encoding D-cysteine desulfhydrase family protein, which codes for MRKTKIMKPIKITKPTPIEALKGLCKPKLFLKRDDLNGLLVSGNKIRKLEYFIADAKNKKCDTIITCGAVQSNHCRTAIAICKTFGYDCHLFLRTNNKPEYTGNLLLDTLLGAKIKFITPEEYKNRDEIMKEYAKKLKGKKTYIIPEGGSNEIGALGYIDCMKEMVDFIKKEKIDAVYCAVGSGGTYAGLLLGKKLMKINIDLNGVIICDTVEYFTNKIMDICEKAVDRFNLKIKIQAQDITLIDGFVGEGYGIPYPEEIETIKMLAKKGIILEPVYTGKAFYGMLKDLEKRKYKKVIFIHTGGIFSIFAYNEVLK